A DNA window from Chryseobacterium sp. MEBOG06 contains the following coding sequences:
- a CDS encoding DUF4266 domain-containing protein produces MALGNRTIEKTELNFQSYREGSSGANSGKVGGGCGCN; encoded by the coding sequence ATGGCATTAGGAAACAGAACTATAGAGAAGACTGAGCTTAATTTCCAATCCTATAGAGAAGGCTCCTCGGGAGCTAACTCCGGAAAAGTAGGAGGTGGCTGTGGTTGTAATTAG
- a CDS encoding DUF3570 domain-containing protein yields MKKIVMSIWALLGFISLKAQENSNTAHSKKLSFEEANLVSSYYHQDGNNSAVTGGVGSEKLTDLSNMIDVTMVKYDSKQRKNKLNLSVGVDHYTSASSDMIDLKANSSASHADTRIYPALQWSRENENKGSPLFGGISFSTEFDYQSYGANIGFAQKTGNRMGEFTAKFQTYLDQVKLIPPIELRTGNSTGGGHENYGTSGRNTFALSLAYSQIINQNFQVEFMTDAVQQTGFLSLPFHRVYFTDGFVHQEALPDKRFKLPLGVRANYFLGDKFILRTYYRFYTDSWGIRSNTLSIEAPVKISPFVSISPFYRYYSQKGTKYFAPYEQHTAFDDYYTSNYDLSTFNRNFYGAGIRLSPKNGLSGIERMNMLEIRYGHYTKSVGMSSDIISLNLRFR; encoded by the coding sequence ATGAAAAAAATTGTAATGAGTATATGGGCTCTTTTGGGGTTCATAAGCTTAAAAGCTCAGGAAAACTCAAACACAGCACACTCCAAAAAGTTAAGTTTTGAAGAAGCCAATCTGGTATCAAGTTATTACCATCAGGATGGGAATAATTCTGCTGTTACCGGAGGAGTAGGATCGGAAAAGCTTACAGATCTTTCCAATATGATCGATGTTACGATGGTAAAATATGATAGCAAGCAGAGAAAAAATAAATTAAATCTGAGTGTAGGAGTCGATCATTATACCTCAGCTTCTTCTGATATGATTGATCTAAAAGCGAATTCTTCAGCCTCTCATGCAGATACCAGAATATATCCTGCGCTTCAATGGAGCCGTGAGAATGAAAATAAAGGAAGTCCACTTTTTGGTGGAATATCATTTTCTACTGAATTTGATTATCAGTCTTACGGGGCGAATATTGGTTTTGCACAGAAAACAGGCAACAGGATGGGAGAGTTTACAGCAAAGTTTCAGACCTATCTTGACCAGGTAAAACTGATACCCCCCATAGAACTGCGTACCGGAAATTCAACAGGTGGGGGACATGAAAACTATGGAACAAGCGGAAGAAATACCTTTGCTTTGTCCTTAGCCTATTCTCAGATTATCAATCAGAATTTTCAGGTTGAATTTATGACCGATGCTGTTCAGCAGACAGGATTTTTGAGTTTGCCGTTCCACAGAGTTTATTTTACAGATGGTTTCGTGCATCAGGAGGCTTTACCTGATAAAAGATTTAAACTTCCTTTGGGAGTGAGGGCTAATTACTTTTTGGGAGATAAATTTATCCTGAGAACTTATTACAGGTTTTATACAGACAGTTGGGGGATAAGATCAAATACCCTCAGTATTGAAGCTCCTGTAAAAATATCTCCTTTTGTTTCAATAAGTCCGTTCTATAGATATTATTCTCAGAAAGGAACTAAATATTTTGCTCCTTATGAGCAACATACTGCTTTTGATGATTATTATACAAGTAATTACGATCTGTCGACCTTTAACCGTAATTTTTACGGAGCAGGTATCCGTCTCAGTCCTAAAAATGGGTTGTCTGGAATAGAACGCATGAATATGCTGGAGATAAGATACGGACATTACACCAAATCTGTAGGAATGAGTTCCGATATTATTTCTCTAAATCTGAGATTTAGATAG
- a CDS encoding 3'-5' exonuclease — protein MKFSSDLVIYDLEGSCKTFGKNEINETNIIEIGAVKLDRKTFEIKSELSILIKPKHFPILPEITDITNITNEMVENEKYFDEAILLFLDWYGEKNKSTLAGWGLYYDLPLLRKEFTEFGFDYNKYFVGGGFDIRALGVYWLAKKNISTSGISLERVLEKMNVKEDFKFHRALDDAKATALILQQILNEK, from the coding sequence ATGAAATTTTCAAGTGATTTAGTCATTTATGATTTAGAAGGAAGTTGCAAAACTTTTGGAAAAAATGAAATAAATGAAACTAATATAATAGAAATAGGGGCTGTAAAATTAGACAGGAAAACTTTTGAAATAAAAAGTGAATTGTCAATTTTAATAAAACCAAAACATTTTCCAATTTTACCTGAGATCACGGACATTACAAACATTACAAATGAAATGGTTGAAAATGAAAAGTATTTCGATGAAGCTATTCTTCTGTTTTTAGATTGGTACGGAGAAAAAAATAAATCAACTTTAGCGGGTTGGGGATTGTACTACGACTTACCGCTTTTGAGGAAAGAATTTACGGAATTTGGATTTGATTACAATAAATATTTTGTTGGAGGAGGTTTTGACATCAGAGCACTGGGTGTTTATTGGCTGGCCAAAAAAAACATCTCTACATCCGGAATTTCATTAGAACGAGTTTTAGAAAAAATGAATGTGAAAGAGGACTTTAAATTTCATAGGGCATTAGATGATGCCAAAGCAACAGCATTAATATTACAACAAATTCTTAATGAAAAATAA
- a CDS encoding leucine-rich repeat domain-containing protein, with the protein MSDTNTIINRLENALNIKLEKEDKKSENSFYISGRSSYLSLSNIHFENFSALEPVFETLERLTLIECSITDANGLHLMKKLQTLILKKCSISIEGTFDPDIPKTETTPGNFRSIDLEDMKVPHPGFFLPVSNHLHDVTFTKCTVCNIYELNLFPTLYSLTIDDTNFIESANDIKYERESHEIFTFLTFGNMKLKDFDLFTSISNGVSALKLYDCEIESLKSIYHFPDLKSLYLYPGIKINDLSIPDSNVKPFELQECIIESGISSYDWDKDSIIPNFNTELLLSIAPYVRCLTVEGCTLINTPLIKYFSRLNELCFKKCSIDLDDYSLIAPKIQRIDFNATEIKNQEFFRYFTKLDYISFSVDRFEGRDYLDIEKLLSLKGSLKKIILLDTEAILKIDQIKYFTALEKLVIKAESVEFAQEILSMRSLKDLELKIYIEEQESKIAEPIILDLQHLKNVEKLQLYTNGDFYFKGTGHLKSLKMLVLHDDGDLENLAVLPLLKKLIIEVNTIDKLPQLEQLKVLDLYSRGEYCEINIHDKFPNLKKLALRTSEKQKIEITGLEKLKILVLSGSDFDSIVSLENLSRLEELDLSNCELSIVSKLDNLISLKILNLEENQIKNIDGLENLKNLERLNLYYNQISDISILNKLPKLREVNLAGNRIKKEAAEKQLDKPETATWYARPYAPFRISID; encoded by the coding sequence ATGAGTGATACTAATACCATTATCAACAGACTGGAGAATGCTCTCAATATCAAATTAGAAAAAGAAGATAAAAAAAGTGAAAACTCTTTTTATATTTCTGGCAGGTCAAGTTATCTATCTCTTTCAAACATACATTTTGAAAATTTCTCTGCTCTTGAACCTGTTTTCGAAACACTTGAAAGATTAACATTAATAGAATGCTCAATTACTGATGCCAACGGCTTGCATCTCATGAAGAAGCTGCAAACTCTCATTCTGAAGAAATGTTCAATTTCCATTGAAGGAACTTTTGATCCGGACATACCTAAAACCGAGACAACTCCCGGTAATTTTCGAAGTATAGATTTGGAAGACATGAAGGTTCCACACCCGGGTTTTTTCTTACCTGTTTCTAATCATCTTCATGATGTTACATTCACTAAATGCACGGTATGCAATATTTATGAGTTAAATCTTTTCCCTACATTATATAGCCTGACCATAGATGATACCAATTTCATTGAGTCAGCAAACGACATTAAATACGAACGAGAGTCCCACGAAATATTCACTTTTTTAACATTTGGGAATATGAAATTGAAGGACTTCGATTTATTTACGTCAATTTCGAATGGCGTAAGTGCTTTAAAGTTATACGATTGTGAAATAGAGAGTTTAAAAAGTATTTACCATTTTCCAGATTTAAAAAGCCTTTACTTATATCCTGGTATAAAAATTAATGATCTGAGTATTCCGGATAGTAATGTAAAACCATTTGAATTACAGGAATGTATCATTGAATCAGGAATATCTTCTTATGATTGGGATAAAGATTCGATAATACCTAATTTTAATACAGAACTTCTCCTGTCAATCGCTCCATACGTTCGATGTTTAACAGTAGAAGGCTGTACACTTATCAATACACCCCTGATAAAGTATTTTTCGAGATTAAATGAACTATGTTTTAAGAAATGTTCCATAGATCTGGATGATTATTCATTAATTGCACCCAAAATTCAAAGAATTGATTTTAACGCAACTGAGATCAAAAATCAGGAGTTTTTCAGATATTTTACAAAATTGGACTATATAAGTTTTTCAGTTGATCGTTTTGAAGGTCGAGATTACCTGGATATTGAAAAACTTTTGTCTCTGAAAGGGAGTCTTAAAAAAATCATTCTTCTGGATACTGAAGCTATTCTGAAAATTGATCAGATAAAATATTTTACAGCATTAGAAAAACTTGTTATCAAGGCAGAATCTGTAGAATTTGCACAAGAGATCCTATCTATGAGATCCCTTAAAGATCTGGAACTGAAGATTTATATTGAAGAACAGGAGTCGAAAATTGCCGAGCCCATTATTCTGGATTTGCAACATCTGAAAAATGTGGAAAAATTACAGCTATATACCAATGGTGATTTTTATTTTAAAGGAACCGGTCATTTAAAATCTTTAAAAATGCTTGTTCTACATGATGATGGTGATCTCGAAAATTTAGCAGTTTTGCCATTACTTAAAAAGTTAATCATAGAGGTAAATACAATTGATAAGCTTCCGCAGTTAGAGCAGCTGAAAGTACTTGACTTATATAGCAGGGGAGAATACTGTGAAATAAATATACATGATAAATTTCCCAATCTTAAAAAACTTGCCCTAAGGACGTCAGAAAAGCAGAAAATAGAAATCACCGGCCTTGAAAAATTAAAAATACTTGTGCTTTCAGGAAGCGATTTTGACAGTATTGTATCTTTAGAAAACCTTTCCCGTCTTGAAGAATTAGATCTAAGTAATTGTGAACTTTCCATTGTATCTAAGCTGGATAATCTTATCAGTTTAAAAATCTTAAATCTGGAGGAAAACCAAATCAAAAACATAGACGGTTTGGAAAATCTAAAGAATCTGGAACGCCTGAATCTATATTACAACCAAATCTCTGATATCAGTATATTGAACAAACTCCCAAAGCTTCGTGAAGTTAACCTTGCAGGGAACAGAATAAAAAAAGAAGCTGCCGAAAAACAGCTGGACAAACCAGAGACGGCAACTTGGTATGCCAGACCTTATGCCCCTTTTCGAATAAGTATTGATTAG
- a CDS encoding cold-shock protein → MQQGTVKFFNDAKGFGFITPSNGGQDVFVHTSGLINEIRENDTVTFDLENGKKGINAVNVRLA, encoded by the coding sequence ATGCAACAAGGAACAGTAAAATTCTTTAATGACGCCAAAGGTTTTGGTTTTATTACACCATCAAACGGAGGTCAGGATGTTTTCGTACATACATCAGGTTTAATTAATGAGATTCGTGAAAACGACACTGTAACATTTGATTTAGAAAACGGTAAAAAAGGCATTAACGCAGTTAATGTGCGACTAGCATAA
- a CDS encoding GNAT family N-acetyltransferase, which yields MQLHTERLVLRDITSSDKQALFDYRSDGQANKFQSWIPETLEDVERFIEKSTKEFNQPESWYQLLITHKDTKAVIGDIGIHFFGIENLQVELGITLNKSFQGKGYASEALAGIIDFLFNDLEKHRIMTSIDPDNTDSIKLMERIGLRKEGHFVKSLFWKNNWVDDVIYAVLQEEWNTNKKTD from the coding sequence ATGCAGCTTCATACGGAAAGATTAGTTTTACGTGATATTACCTCCAGTGATAAGCAGGCTCTATTTGACTATCGTTCGGATGGCCAGGCCAATAAATTCCAAAGCTGGATTCCTGAAACTTTGGAAGATGTGGAACGATTTATTGAAAAAAGCACAAAGGAATTTAATCAGCCGGAAAGCTGGTATCAGCTTTTGATCACCCATAAAGATACCAAAGCAGTGATCGGAGATATCGGGATTCACTTTTTTGGAATTGAAAATTTACAGGTAGAATTGGGCATTACATTAAATAAATCCTTTCAGGGTAAAGGGTATGCTTCTGAAGCTTTAGCAGGTATTATTGATTTTCTTTTTAATGATTTAGAGAAACACAGAATTATGACTTCCATTGATCCTGACAATACTGATTCTATTAAGTTAATGGAAAGAATCGGTTTAAGAAAGGAAGGCCACTTTGTGAAAAGCCTGTTCTGGAAAAACAATTGGGTAGATGATGTTATTTATGCAGTTCTTCAGGAAGAATGGAATACAAATAAGAAAACTGATTGA